The Cetobacterium ceti genome has a window encoding:
- a CDS encoding toxin-antitoxin system YwqK family antitoxin, protein MKKYLLAIISMIIFISCTNVDTIRKENDIPNGYSQGKYNEAGKRNGEWYGISNDNIVTYVAYYNNGVPYGDYTTYYRDGKVKERGKYSNDGRKIGDWIEYYENGGISKLTHYYSNGEIESILYRKDGRISETRRIIDDKISGLTYKYDENGKFVGRDSFGVE, encoded by the coding sequence ATGAAAAAATATTTATTAGCTATTATTTCTATGATTATATTTATTAGTTGTACAAATGTAGATACAATTAGAAAGGAAAATGATATACCTAATGGATATTCCCAAGGGAAATATAATGAAGCTGGGAAAAGAAATGGAGAATGGTATGGAATTTCTAATGACAATATAGTTACTTATGTTGCTTATTATAACAATGGAGTTCCCTATGGAGATTATACTACATACTATAGAGATGGAAAAGTTAAAGAAAGAGGAAAATATTCTAACGATGGAAGAAAAATTGGAGATTGGATAGAGTATTATGAAAATGGTGGAATTTCTAAATTAACTCATTACTATAGCAATGGAGAAATAGAGTCTATTTTATATAGAAAAGATGGAAGAATAAGTGAAACTAGAAGAATCATAGATGATAAAATCTCAGGATTAACATATAAATATGATGAGAATGGAAAATTTGTAGGTAGAGATTCCTTTGGAGTTGAGTAG
- a CDS encoding IclR family transcriptional regulator codes for MEGKLIQSVQRAIDIINCFTEEDHELSLKDISEKVNLSKSTVHGILSTLLKNSFIEQNPLSSYYSLGPAFMEKSFLINEDLLLKNLGRKYLEEISQKFSVTANIFSYKNKHLHLIDRVTSPNLYYSISTSVKKIPLNASASGKLALAYSEELNIDKLFENLEINKYTNTTIMEKDELLKEIDKIRKDGFSMEKSEVEEGIYCISVPVFKLKNKFIGTISVMGTKEKLSKIKINLSKEMVKVSKELSKELGCL; via the coding sequence TTGGAAGGAAAATTGATACAGTCTGTACAAAGAGCCATTGATATTATAAACTGTTTTACTGAGGAGGATCATGAACTTTCTTTAAAGGACATAAGTGAAAAGGTAAATCTTAGTAAAAGTACAGTTCATGGTATTTTATCAACTCTTTTAAAAAATTCTTTTATAGAGCAAAATCCTTTAAGTAGTTATTATTCTTTAGGTCCAGCTTTTATGGAGAAAAGTTTTTTAATCAATGAGGATTTACTTTTAAAAAATTTAGGAAGAAAATATTTAGAGGAAATTTCACAAAAATTTTCTGTAACGGCAAATATTTTCTCTTATAAAAATAAACATTTACATTTAATAGATAGGGTTACATCTCCTAATTTATATTATAGTATAAGTACTTCAGTAAAAAAAATTCCTTTAAATGCTTCTGCTTCAGGTAAGTTAGCTTTAGCATATTCAGAGGAATTGAATATAGATAAACTTTTTGAAAATTTAGAAATTAATAAATATACTAATACGACCATTATGGAAAAGGATGAGCTTTTAAAGGAAATTGATAAAATTAGAAAAGATGGATTTTCCATGGAAAAATCTGAAGTTGAAGAGGGAATATATTGTATTTCAGTTCCAGTTTTTAAATTAAAAAATAAGTTTATTGGAACAATTTCAGTAATGGGAACTAAGGAAAAGTTATCTAAGATAAAAATAAATTTATCTAAGGAAATGGTAAAAGTTAGTAAAGAGTTATCTAAAGAATTGGGTTGTTTATAA
- the pdxT gene encoding pyridoxal 5'-phosphate synthase glutaminase subunit PdxT — protein MKIGVLALQGAFREHIQMLKQLNVETKEIRNKEDLEDIQGIILPGGESTAMGKLLVDLNIKDKLKNMIENGLPVLGTCAGMILLANKLSNDTTSHLALMDILVKRNAYGRQLGSFTTYENFKGIEDLVKMVFIRAPYIEKVGDNVDILATVNNNIVAARTNNILVISFHPELTEDTKVHKYFLEMCKASSLN, from the coding sequence ATGAAAATAGGTGTTTTAGCTCTTCAAGGAGCATTTAGAGAACATATTCAAATGCTAAAACAATTAAATGTAGAAACTAAAGAAATTAGAAACAAAGAAGACTTAGAAGATATTCAAGGGATTATTCTTCCTGGTGGAGAAAGCACTGCTATGGGGAAACTTCTTGTGGATTTAAATATAAAAGATAAATTAAAAAATATGATAGAAAATGGACTTCCTGTTTTAGGAACCTGTGCAGGTATGATTTTACTTGCAAATAAACTTTCCAATGATACTACAAGTCATCTAGCTCTTATGGATATTCTTGTAAAACGTAATGCTTATGGAAGACAACTGGGAAGTTTTACTACCTATGAAAATTTTAAGGGCATTGAGGACCTTGTGAAAATGGTTTTTATAAGAGCACCTTATATTGAAAAAGTTGGAGATAATGTAGATATTTTAGCCACTGTTAATAATAATATTGTGGCTGCAAGAACTAATAATATTTTAGTTATATCCTTTCATCCTGAACTTACAGAAGATACAAAAGTTCATAAATATTTTTTAGAAATGTGTAAAGCCTCCTCTCTTAATTAG
- a CDS encoding chorismate synthase: MKFGEKFNFKLEKIDDGVKLTIKNIPQGIAITAMDFGRDLAKRTMEGYSPNPDEEIDVLSGIENEKTTGEDIVFSYIKGTYESAMILAGTIGKKILDRKVISRASEIGGITVGEKNEAYIRVAVQKMAMTNDSLGSVGEIDLPFDTDMDRFKGVFANYVFSIIPEVEAIQYGLGIGVGKKSAENLGIEPKKAIITFGPHRERKIPALSAVYDIVLESIAVIALINM; this comes from the coding sequence ATGAAATTTGGAGAAAAATTTAATTTTAAACTTGAGAAAATTGATGATGGAGTAAAATTAACAATTAAAAATATTCCTCAAGGAATAGCTATTACTGCCATGGACTTTGGAAGAGATTTGGCTAAAAGAACCATGGAAGGATATTCTCCTAATCCAGATGAAGAAATAGATGTTTTATCTGGAATAGAAAACGAAAAAACAACAGGAGAAGACATAGTATTTTCTTATATTAAGGGAACATATGAAAGTGCTATGATTTTAGCAGGAACCATAGGAAAGAAAATTTTAGATAGAAAAGTTATAAGTAGGGCAAGTGAAATAGGTGGAATTACAGTTGGAGAAAAAAATGAAGCTTATATAAGAGTAGCTGTACAAAAAATGGCAATGACAAATGATAGTCTTGGAAGTGTTGGTGAAATTGATTTACCATTTGATACAGACATGGATAGATTTAAGGGAGTATTTGCAAATTATGTTTTTTCAATTATCCCAGAGGTTGAAGCGATACAATATGGCTTAGGAATTGGTGTGGGGAAAAAATCAGCTGAAAATTTAGGAATTGAACCTAAAAAAGCTATTATTACTTTTGGTCCACATAGGGAAAGAAAGATTCCAGCCTTAAGTGCAGTATATGATATTGTACTAGAATCAATAGCTGTAATTGCTTTAATTAATATGTAG
- a CDS encoding HD domain-containing protein: MNNLKAQMEFLHKIDELKDIFRQSLIVNGKRRENDAEHSWHMAMVAIIMKEHFTEKNNLNLERALKMILIHDLVEIYAGDTPAFGAEREDKFQAELEGAKEIFNILPEKQSKEYLQLWIEFEEMNSTDSKYANVCDRFQGFMQNLTSDGHTWKKYTPTIDRVLERSKPIKDYAPEIFNKIVIPEVNKYMEKGYIIK, translated from the coding sequence ATGAACAATTTAAAAGCACAAATGGAATTTCTTCATAAAATTGATGAGTTAAAAGATATATTTAGACAATCTCTAATTGTTAATGGAAAACGTAGAGAAAATGATGCTGAACATAGTTGGCATATGGCCATGGTTGCAATTATTATGAAGGAACATTTTACTGAAAAAAATAACTTAAATTTAGAAAGAGCTTTAAAAATGATTCTTATACATGATTTAGTAGAAATTTATGCAGGAGATACTCCAGCTTTTGGAGCTGAAAGAGAGGATAAATTTCAAGCTGAACTTGAAGGAGCAAAGGAAATATTTAATATTTTACCTGAAAAGCAATCTAAGGAATATTTACAACTGTGGATAGAATTTGAAGAGATGAATAGTACAGATTCTAAATATGCCAATGTATGTGATAGATTTCAAGGATTTATGCAAAATTTAACATCAGATGGACATACATGGAAAAAGTATACTCCAACAATAGATAGAGTTTTAGAAAGAAGTAAACCAATTAAAGATTATGCTCCTGAAATATTTAATAAAATAGTTATTCCAGAAGTTAATAAATATATGGAAAAAGGTTATATAATAAAATAA
- a CDS encoding glutamine synthetase III family protein translates to MKNMLDVFGTCCFTELELKKRVPNSIFKTFKAVQRGEAELSLEIADVIANCVKNWAIENGATHFTHWFQPLTELTAEKHDSFIAIGTDGAVLSQFSGKELIKGEADTSSFPNGGIRSTFEARGYTAWDLQSPMFLRGEEGSKSLYIPTAFVGYKGEALDKKVPLLRSIDFVTEQSQRMRKILNKNSQEKIINTLGIEQEYFLVEKKFWEKRQDLMLSGRTVFGSLPPKGQELNDHYYGTIKERVEKFMNELDKELWQIGIIAKTKHNEVAPNQFEIALMFSTANVAVDQNQLTMDIIKKVANRHELAALLHEKPFEGVNGSGKHCNWSLSTENGENLLDPESLTEDNLDFLVYLMAIIEGVDRYAGLLRTTCATPGNDHRLGGHEAPPAIISVFLGEALDKILDNIGNISVENQEPHLLEIGVKNFPRIPKDVSDRNRTSPFAFTGNKFEFRMPGSSASASTPVFVINTIVGTVLKEYGDYLENTEEKNIKANVIKLLKDRYKKHKKVIFSGNGYDNLWVIEAEKRGLENLTKTVEALPVYLRKDIISLFENSKVLTKTELESRYTVYCERYIKQIYIEATSAVRIARGEIYPAIIKHSTLMANNINAIRSAIGIEEVIGADKAHLIKLLTYKEKLKTILSQIESLLTKGNKINDLYEKAVYLDKEIVPLLNSLKIYVDALELQVSKDLWPIPTYEDLLFRL, encoded by the coding sequence ATGAAAAATATGCTTGATGTTTTTGGTACTTGTTGTTTTACAGAGTTGGAACTAAAAAAAAGAGTTCCAAATTCAATTTTTAAGACTTTTAAGGCTGTTCAAAGGGGAGAAGCAGAGCTTTCTTTAGAAATAGCAGATGTAATAGCAAATTGTGTTAAAAACTGGGCAATAGAAAATGGAGCAACTCATTTTACCCATTGGTTTCAACCTCTTACAGAATTAACTGCAGAAAAACATGATTCCTTTATTGCTATAGGAACAGATGGAGCAGTTCTTTCACAATTTTCTGGAAAGGAATTAATTAAAGGGGAAGCAGATACATCTTCCTTTCCTAATGGTGGGATAAGATCTACCTTTGAAGCGAGGGGATATACCGCTTGGGATTTACAATCACCTATGTTTTTAAGAGGGGAAGAGGGTTCAAAATCTTTATATATTCCAACTGCATTTGTAGGATATAAAGGAGAAGCACTAGATAAAAAAGTTCCTTTATTAAGATCAATAGATTTTGTTACTGAACAAAGTCAAAGAATGAGAAAGATTTTAAATAAAAATTCTCAAGAGAAGATTATAAATACCCTTGGGATAGAACAGGAATATTTTCTTGTGGAAAAGAAATTTTGGGAAAAACGTCAAGATTTAATGTTATCAGGAAGAACAGTATTTGGATCATTACCACCAAAAGGTCAAGAATTAAATGATCACTACTATGGAACTATAAAAGAAAGAGTAGAAAAGTTTATGAATGAACTTGATAAGGAGCTTTGGCAAATAGGAATTATAGCTAAAACCAAACACAATGAGGTTGCTCCTAATCAATTTGAAATTGCTCTGATGTTTTCTACAGCAAATGTTGCTGTGGATCAAAATCAGCTTACTATGGATATTATAAAAAAAGTAGCTAATCGTCATGAACTAGCAGCTCTTTTACATGAAAAGCCCTTTGAAGGAGTAAATGGATCTGGTAAACATTGTAACTGGTCTTTAAGTACTGAAAATGGAGAAAATTTATTAGACCCTGAAAGTTTAACAGAGGATAATTTAGATTTTCTTGTATATTTAATGGCTATAATTGAAGGAGTAGATAGATATGCAGGCCTTTTGAGAACTACCTGTGCAACTCCAGGAAATGATCATAGATTAGGTGGTCATGAAGCTCCACCTGCAATAATATCAGTATTTTTAGGAGAGGCTCTAGATAAGATTTTAGATAATATTGGAAATATTTCTGTAGAAAATCAAGAACCTCACCTATTAGAAATAGGAGTTAAAAATTTTCCTAGAATACCAAAGGATGTTTCTGATAGAAATAGAACTTCTCCCTTTGCTTTCACAGGAAATAAATTTGAATTTAGAATGCCAGGTTCAAGTGCATCAGCATCTACACCAGTATTTGTTATAAATACCATAGTAGGAACAGTATTAAAAGAATATGGAGATTATTTAGAAAATACTGAGGAAAAAAATATTAAAGCTAATGTAATAAAGTTATTAAAAGATAGATATAAAAAACATAAAAAAGTTATTTTCAGTGGAAATGGTTATGATAATTTATGGGTTATAGAAGCAGAAAAAAGAGGTCTTGAAAATTTAACAAAAACAGTTGAAGCTCTTCCTGTATATTTAAGAAAAGATATAATATCTCTTTTTGAAAATAGTAAAGTGTTGACAAAAACAGAATTAGAATCTAGATATACAGTTTATTGTGAAAGATATATAAAACAAATTTATATAGAAGCTACAAGTGCAGTGAGAATTGCAAGGGGAGAAATTTATCCAGCTATTATTAAACATAGTACTCTTATGGCTAATAATATAAATGCTATTAGAAGTGCTATTGGAATCGAAGAAGTGATCGGAGCTGATAAGGCTCATTTAATAAAATTATTAACTTATAAAGAAAAACTAAAAACTATTTTATCTCAAATTGAAAGTTTACTAACAAAGGGAAATAAAATAAATGATTTATATGAAAAAGCTGTGTATTTAGATAAGGAAATTGTACCTTTATTAAATTCTTTAAAAATATATGTGGATGCTTTAGAATTACAAGTGTCTAAGGATTTATGGCCAATACCAACATATGAAGATTTATTATTTAGATTATAA